One Mycobacteroides abscessus ATCC 19977 genomic window carries:
- a CDS encoding non-ribosomal peptide synthetase, whose product MSVDPSRTLSSLDLLDDDEHAQLATWGNQAVLKECPDTMPSIPAVFARQVECTPEALALTFDGQSMTYRELDEAANRLSHLLVGAGAGPGQFVALLFPRSTEAIVAILAVLKSGAAYLPIDPALPTTRIEFMLTDAAPVAAVTTAVLAHRLHGLGVPVLDVDDPAVCTQPCTAPPMPSPEDLAHLIYTSGTTGVPKGVAVTQRNVVQLFDRLDIGVELAPGQVWTQFHSYAFDFSVWEIWGALLHGGRLVVVPDSVARTPEDFHDLLMGERVTVMSQTPSAAGVLSPDGLEATALVIGAEPCPPELVDRWAPGRVMVNVYGPTETTMWACKSAPLSAGSEGHGVPIGSPVAHAASFVLDRWLRPVPDGVIGELYLAGAGVGSGYWRRTALTGARFVACPFGMPGDRMYRTGDLVSWGADGQLQYLGRADEQIKIRGYRIELGEIQAALVRLDGVRQAAVIVREDRPGDKRIVGYITGGADPVGARAALAEQLPAYMVPVAVVALQTLPVTVNGKLDKQGLPAPEYSGVDFRAPSTPVEEALAGIYAQVLGVDRVGADDSFFDLGGDSILAMQVAGRARAAGVLCRPRDIFVEQTVARLSRVVTLAENEIRNVDDGIGPVAPTPIMHWLHSVPGPVERFNQTVVLQAPAGAAEADIVVLLQALLDHHGTLRLHAENNDGGWSLRVPEKGAVDARACIRTVEALSDEAVEAACSRLDPGAGAMLSALWAPAEGKLALVIHHLAVDGVSWRILLEDLNVAWAQRRSGLDVALSGAGTSFARWASLLREQALSAGVVESADVWRSVSAVPPALPVVRPGVDTYAVAGTLSVALDADVTRMLLGEVPAAFHAGVQDVLLIAFALAWNEFLGAGGAPIGIDLEGHGRAEELAADIDLSRTVGWFTAKYPAALSVGDLSWAQVSGGDSALGLVVKSVKEQLRGLPDPLSYGLLRYLNPEVALPHSDSAIGFNYLGRLGAGATEASEDIWTISHEGLSWTSASSTVPMPMAHTVELNAGILESSVESGPRLQAVWTWAPSLVDAIQVQRLSRLWFEALVGICTHVRTGGGGLTPSDILPARLTQGELDELTKCLRVADVLPLTPVQQGLLFHSAIAARADSAAAGTALADIYAVQLNLTMTGAVDPRRLYNAMHAVVKRHPNLVARFCTRFGEPVQVIPADPMICWQQTEFESTEELERFCAAERVAACDLAGKSTFRSALVRTGGDKHRFILTFHHVVIDGWSLPILLREIFAIYFGQALAPAPSYRGFVSWLAQQDREAARAAWRKALEGFEAPTLVAPRSVPGSRGVASYRISAETTRALGDLARSQHTTVSTVLRAAWAQLLMVQTGAHDVAFGTVVSGRPALLTGADSVVGLLINTVPVRARATATTTVADLLRDMQSIHNDLLEHEHLALNEIHHLAGHDRLFDTLFLYENYPVDVSTFMGTHELGITEFTSREYNHYPLSVMALPGHELGIRIEYDTDAFDVADIGALVQRLRRILGAMTAAPARRVLSIDVLEVAERGRLDSWGNRAVLACATAASSSIPEVFARQVDRAPQAVALTFQGRSMTYRELDHAANRLAQLLASRGAGPGESIALMVPRSDDAIVALLAVLKTGAAYLPIDPAVPVARLEFMLADAAPIAVATTAELRQRLAGSSIPVLVIDEHVVDEPAAVSLQAPRPDDIAYTIYTSGTTGTPKGVAVTHRNVTQLLETLPVGLPAGPGQVWSQWHSMVFDVSVWEVWGALLHGARLMVVPEAVAGSPQHLHDLLVTEKVSVLHQTPSAIGMLDWDGVDDMAVVVAGEPCPPEVVDRWAPGRLMLNAYGPTEATIYAAISMPLSPKTSPVPIGSPVRGGATFVLDGWLRPVPPGVVGELYLAGSGVGVGYVHRSGLTGSRFVACPFGRPGVRMYRTGDLARYSEDGQLQYLGRTDEQVKIRGYRIELDEIRSALAELDGVEHAAVIVREDRPGDKRLVGYVTGTADPTMLRTLLGERLPQYMVPAAVVAVDAIPLTINGKLDKRSLPAPVYHDAARYREPVSPVERTIADIYAHTLGLERIGVEDSFFDVGGDSISAMRVVAAINTALDVDLEVWTIFDAPSVRSLSARLNGAVSASPIAESSRTSCASVHGRGVTQVMATDLTLDKFVDVTALIANRSRRHPRGDVREILLTGATGFLGRHLVLHWLREMEHAGGTLTCLVRGSSHEEARSRLEKSFDSGDPGLMALFRRLAADRLKVVAGDKGEPHLGLEPQTWEHLAESVDLVVDSAAFVNSVLPYEELFRPNVVGTAELIRLALTAKLKPYTFVSTSDVGRQVDRSKFTEVADIREISPSRVLDAGYANGYANSKWAAEVLLREAHDMFGLPVAVFRSSMVMADTSYAGQLNMADTISRMVLSIMATGVAPESFYQLDMHGNRQRAHFDGLPVEFVAEAIATLGSQATDGFETYHVMNPHDDGVGIDQFVDWLVEAGHPIERVGNFGVWLQRFEAGLRALPNPQRQNSVLQMLMVLKQHGQLRAPAPTCGSYAPADRFQAAVRRAKIGSDQDIPHISAPIILKYVTDLQMLGLL is encoded by the coding sequence ATGAGCGTTGATCCCAGCCGGACATTGTCGTCGTTGGACCTGCTCGATGACGACGAGCATGCCCAGCTGGCCACGTGGGGCAACCAGGCGGTGCTGAAAGAGTGCCCGGACACGATGCCGTCGATTCCTGCGGTGTTCGCGCGGCAAGTGGAGTGCACTCCTGAGGCATTGGCGCTGACCTTCGATGGTCAGTCCATGACGTACCGCGAACTCGATGAGGCCGCGAACCGGTTGTCCCACCTGCTCGTGGGCGCAGGCGCAGGCCCGGGACAGTTTGTGGCCCTGCTTTTTCCGCGCTCGACCGAGGCGATAGTGGCGATCCTCGCTGTCCTCAAGTCGGGTGCGGCCTATCTGCCGATCGATCCCGCGCTCCCGACCACACGGATCGAGTTCATGCTCACCGACGCAGCTCCTGTCGCCGCGGTGACTACGGCCGTTCTGGCGCACCGGCTGCATGGGCTGGGGGTGCCGGTGCTCGATGTCGACGATCCCGCTGTGTGTACTCAGCCCTGCACGGCTCCACCGATGCCGTCTCCAGAAGACCTTGCCCATCTCATTTACACATCGGGTACCACTGGTGTTCCCAAAGGCGTTGCGGTTACTCAACGCAACGTCGTTCAGTTGTTCGACAGGCTGGACATCGGTGTGGAGTTGGCACCTGGCCAGGTGTGGACGCAGTTCCATTCCTACGCGTTCGACTTCTCGGTCTGGGAGATCTGGGGTGCGCTTCTGCACGGTGGCCGCCTGGTGGTCGTACCCGACTCCGTGGCGCGCACACCGGAGGATTTTCACGACCTCTTGATGGGGGAGCGAGTCACCGTCATGAGCCAAACGCCGTCGGCGGCGGGGGTGCTCTCGCCGGATGGCCTGGAAGCGACGGCGTTGGTGATCGGTGCCGAGCCCTGCCCGCCCGAGTTGGTGGATCGGTGGGCTCCGGGCCGGGTGATGGTCAACGTCTATGGCCCGACGGAAACCACCATGTGGGCGTGCAAGAGCGCACCCCTGAGCGCAGGATCGGAAGGGCATGGGGTCCCCATCGGCTCACCGGTGGCGCATGCGGCGTCCTTTGTGCTCGATCGGTGGCTGCGACCGGTCCCGGACGGGGTTATCGGCGAGTTATATCTGGCGGGCGCGGGCGTCGGGTCGGGTTATTGGCGCCGTACGGCATTGACGGGGGCTCGGTTCGTGGCTTGTCCGTTCGGGATGCCGGGCGACCGTATGTATCGGACGGGGGATCTGGTGTCATGGGGCGCCGACGGGCAACTGCAGTATCTGGGGCGGGCCGACGAGCAGATCAAGATCCGCGGATATCGGATCGAACTCGGCGAGATTCAGGCCGCACTCGTGCGACTGGACGGGGTACGGCAGGCGGCGGTGATCGTCCGCGAAGACCGTCCCGGCGACAAGCGGATCGTCGGCTACATCACCGGAGGCGCAGATCCGGTCGGTGCTCGTGCCGCACTGGCCGAGCAACTCCCGGCTTACATGGTTCCGGTTGCCGTGGTGGCGCTGCAGACGTTGCCGGTGACCGTGAATGGCAAGCTGGACAAGCAAGGGCTGCCCGCACCCGAATACTCCGGTGTGGATTTCCGGGCGCCGTCCACTCCCGTCGAGGAGGCACTAGCGGGCATATATGCCCAAGTGCTCGGTGTTGATCGGGTTGGCGCCGACGACTCGTTCTTCGACCTCGGCGGCGACAGTATTCTGGCGATGCAAGTTGCCGGCCGGGCGCGGGCGGCTGGTGTCTTGTGCCGTCCGCGGGACATCTTCGTGGAGCAGACCGTGGCCCGGTTGTCCCGGGTGGTCACGTTGGCCGAGAACGAGATCCGGAATGTGGACGATGGCATCGGGCCCGTCGCGCCGACCCCCATCATGCACTGGTTGCATAGCGTGCCGGGCCCCGTTGAGCGGTTCAATCAGACGGTGGTCCTGCAGGCCCCGGCAGGAGCCGCTGAAGCCGACATCGTTGTTCTGCTTCAGGCGCTGCTGGACCACCACGGGACTCTCCGATTGCACGCCGAAAACAATGACGGTGGGTGGTCACTACGCGTGCCCGAGAAGGGCGCTGTGGATGCGCGAGCGTGTATTCGTACTGTCGAAGCGCTCTCCGATGAGGCCGTGGAAGCAGCGTGTTCGCGCTTGGATCCGGGAGCCGGAGCGATGCTCAGCGCCTTGTGGGCGCCCGCCGAGGGCAAGCTGGCGTTGGTGATTCATCACCTGGCGGTGGACGGGGTGTCGTGGCGCATCCTGTTGGAAGACTTGAATGTCGCCTGGGCGCAACGTCGCAGCGGTCTGGACGTGGCGCTCTCGGGAGCAGGGACGTCTTTCGCTCGATGGGCGTCACTGCTTCGGGAGCAGGCACTAAGCGCGGGTGTGGTGGAGTCGGCGGATGTCTGGCGGTCGGTGTCGGCGGTACCGCCCGCGCTGCCGGTGGTTCGGCCCGGCGTAGACACCTACGCCGTCGCGGGCACGTTGTCGGTGGCTCTGGACGCCGACGTCACACGGATGCTGCTCGGTGAGGTACCGGCCGCGTTCCATGCTGGGGTGCAAGACGTTTTGCTCATCGCCTTTGCACTGGCCTGGAACGAATTCCTGGGTGCGGGCGGTGCTCCCATCGGCATCGACCTCGAAGGCCATGGCCGCGCCGAAGAGCTGGCCGCCGATATTGATCTGTCTCGGACGGTGGGATGGTTCACCGCCAAATATCCGGCGGCGCTGTCGGTGGGTGACCTTTCGTGGGCGCAGGTCAGCGGTGGCGACTCCGCGTTGGGCCTCGTCGTGAAGTCGGTGAAGGAGCAGCTGCGCGGCCTCCCGGACCCATTGTCCTACGGCCTGCTGCGATATCTGAATCCGGAAGTGGCCCTGCCGCATTCGGACTCCGCCATCGGATTCAACTATCTCGGACGGCTGGGCGCTGGGGCGACGGAGGCTTCAGAAGATATTTGGACGATCAGCCACGAGGGGCTGTCCTGGACGAGCGCGTCCTCGACGGTCCCGATGCCCATGGCCCACACGGTGGAGCTCAACGCCGGCATCCTGGAGTCAAGCGTGGAGTCAGGCCCGCGGCTACAGGCGGTCTGGACATGGGCGCCGTCGCTGGTAGACGCGATCCAAGTTCAGCGGTTGAGCCGGCTGTGGTTTGAGGCACTCGTGGGTATCTGCACTCACGTGCGCACCGGCGGTGGCGGGCTGACCCCGTCCGACATCCTGCCCGCCCGGCTGACTCAAGGCGAGCTCGACGAGCTGACGAAGTGTCTTCGTGTCGCAGACGTGCTGCCGCTCACGCCGGTGCAGCAAGGATTGCTGTTTCACTCCGCCATTGCGGCACGTGCGGACAGTGCCGCGGCAGGTACGGCCCTCGCCGATATCTATGCGGTGCAGTTGAACCTCACGATGACCGGAGCCGTCGATCCGCGCCGGCTGTACAACGCGATGCACGCTGTCGTGAAGCGGCACCCGAATCTGGTGGCGCGATTCTGCACGCGGTTCGGTGAGCCGGTTCAGGTGATCCCGGCCGACCCGATGATCTGTTGGCAACAAACCGAATTCGAATCCACTGAGGAGTTGGAGCGCTTCTGCGCCGCCGAGCGTGTTGCCGCGTGCGATCTTGCGGGCAAGTCGACGTTCCGGTCGGCATTGGTGCGTACCGGAGGCGACAAGCACCGGTTCATCCTGACCTTCCATCACGTAGTGATCGATGGGTGGTCACTGCCGATTCTGTTGCGCGAGATCTTCGCAATTTACTTCGGCCAGGCCCTTGCTCCCGCGCCGTCCTACCGTGGCTTCGTCAGCTGGTTGGCTCAGCAAGATCGTGAGGCCGCACGCGCGGCGTGGCGTAAAGCCCTGGAGGGTTTCGAGGCCCCTACGCTTGTTGCTCCGCGATCTGTTCCGGGCTCGCGCGGTGTCGCGTCGTATCGGATCTCAGCCGAGACCACCCGGGCCTTGGGCGATCTTGCGCGCTCGCAGCACACCACGGTCAGCACGGTTTTGCGGGCGGCGTGGGCACAGTTGCTCATGGTGCAGACCGGAGCGCATGACGTCGCCTTTGGCACAGTGGTATCGGGTCGACCGGCGCTGTTGACGGGAGCCGACTCTGTTGTGGGTCTGCTGATCAACACCGTGCCGGTGCGAGCGCGGGCCACAGCGACCACCACAGTGGCTGATTTGCTGCGCGACATGCAGAGCATCCACAACGATCTTCTTGAACATGAACATCTGGCGCTCAACGAGATTCATCATCTAGCCGGCCACGATCGTCTGTTCGACACCCTCTTTCTGTACGAGAACTACCCGGTGGACGTCAGCACCTTCATGGGTACGCATGAGCTGGGGATCACCGAATTCACCAGCCGTGAATACAACCATTACCCGCTGTCGGTGATGGCGCTGCCCGGTCATGAGCTCGGCATTCGCATCGAATACGACACCGACGCGTTTGATGTCGCCGACATAGGCGCGCTGGTCCAACGACTCCGGCGGATTCTGGGGGCGATGACCGCGGCCCCGGCGCGGCGAGTCCTATCGATTGATGTGCTCGAGGTGGCAGAGCGCGGTCGACTGGACAGTTGGGGCAATCGGGCTGTACTGGCATGTGCCACAGCTGCCTCGAGTTCGATCCCGGAGGTGTTCGCGCGACAGGTCGACCGTGCACCGCAGGCGGTGGCACTGACGTTCCAAGGCCGGTCGATGACCTATCGCGAGCTCGATCACGCGGCCAATCGGTTGGCGCAGCTGCTGGCCTCGCGCGGGGCCGGACCCGGAGAATCGATAGCGCTGATGGTGCCGCGCTCCGATGACGCGATCGTCGCGCTACTGGCGGTGCTGAAGACGGGCGCCGCCTACCTGCCGATTGATCCGGCGGTACCGGTGGCGCGGCTGGAATTCATGCTCGCCGATGCCGCACCGATCGCCGTGGCCACCACAGCCGAGTTGCGCCAACGCCTGGCCGGATCGAGTATTCCCGTTCTCGTAATCGACGAGCACGTTGTCGACGAGCCCGCCGCGGTTTCGTTGCAGGCACCCCGGCCGGACGACATCGCGTACACGATTTACACCTCGGGTACGACGGGTACGCCGAAAGGGGTAGCCGTGACCCACCGTAATGTCACCCAATTATTGGAGACGTTGCCCGTCGGCTTGCCCGCGGGCCCGGGCCAGGTGTGGTCGCAGTGGCACTCGATGGTCTTCGACGTTTCGGTCTGGGAGGTCTGGGGCGCCCTACTGCACGGCGCGCGCCTGATGGTGGTACCAGAGGCTGTAGCGGGCTCACCACAGCATCTGCACGATCTGCTGGTCACCGAGAAGGTCAGTGTTCTGCATCAAACACCTTCTGCGATAGGAATGCTGGATTGGGACGGCGTGGACGACATGGCCGTCGTCGTGGCGGGTGAGCCGTGCCCGCCGGAGGTGGTGGACCGGTGGGCGCCTGGCCGCCTGATGCTGAACGCTTACGGTCCGACGGAGGCGACGATCTATGCCGCGATCAGCATGCCCTTGTCGCCCAAAACAAGTCCGGTGCCTATCGGTTCACCGGTGCGCGGCGGGGCTACGTTCGTTCTCGATGGCTGGTTGCGGCCGGTACCGCCCGGCGTAGTCGGCGAGCTGTATTTGGCCGGATCGGGGGTGGGAGTCGGTTATGTGCATCGATCCGGGCTGACCGGGTCACGTTTTGTGGCATGCCCGTTCGGACGTCCGGGCGTGCGAATGTATCGCACCGGCGATCTGGCGCGATACAGCGAAGACGGCCAGCTTCAGTATCTGGGGCGCACCGATGAGCAGGTCAAGATTCGCGGCTATCGGATCGAGCTCGATGAGATCCGGTCGGCGCTGGCCGAGTTGGACGGCGTGGAACACGCGGCGGTCATCGTCCGGGAGGACCGCCCCGGCGACAAGCGTCTCGTCGGCTACGTCACCGGAACCGCAGACCCCACTATGCTCAGAACCCTACTGGGGGAGCGACTTCCGCAGTATATGGTTCCGGCCGCGGTGGTCGCGGTCGACGCAATACCCCTCACCATCAATGGCAAGCTCGACAAACGTTCATTGCCCGCGCCCGTCTATCACGACGCCGCACGCTATCGAGAGCCGGTGAGCCCCGTTGAGCGGACCATCGCCGATATCTATGCCCACACACTTGGTCTCGAGCGGATCGGGGTCGAGGACTCCTTCTTCGACGTCGGTGGAGATTCAATCTCGGCCATGAGGGTCGTCGCGGCGATCAACACGGCTCTCGACGTCGACCTAGAAGTGTGGACAATTTTCGACGCACCGTCGGTGAGAAGCTTGAGCGCCCGCCTGAATGGTGCCGTGAGTGCGTCTCCTATCGCCGAAAGTTCACGAACGAGCTGTGCGTCGGTACACGGGCGGGGAGTCACTCAGGTGATGGCCACCGATCTCACGCTAGACAAATTTGTCGATGTCACGGCACTGATAGCCAACCGCTCACGACGCCATCCGCGAGGTGACGTGAGAGAGATCCTGTTGACCGGAGCCACCGGATTCCTCGGGCGCCACCTGGTGCTGCATTGGCTACGAGAGATGGAGCATGCCGGCGGCACGCTGACCTGCTTGGTGCGGGGCTCGTCTCATGAAGAAGCGCGCAGCCGTCTCGAAAAATCCTTCGACAGTGGCGATCCAGGCCTCATGGCCCTTTTCCGCAGGTTGGCCGCCGATCGGCTGAAGGTCGTCGCGGGTGACAAGGGCGAGCCACATTTGGGACTAGAGCCGCAGACATGGGAGCACCTCGCCGAATCCGTCGACCTGGTCGTGGATTCGGCGGCCTTCGTCAACAGCGTCCTGCCCTATGAGGAACTTTTCCGACCCAACGTCGTCGGGACCGCCGAGTTGATCCGGCTCGCCCTGACGGCCAAGCTCAAGCCCTACACATTTGTGTCAACGTCCGATGTTGGCCGGCAGGTGGATCGGTCAAAGTTCACCGAAGTCGCCGACATTCGCGAAATCAGCCCCAGTCGCGTACTCGACGCCGGTTACGCCAACGGCTATGCCAATAGTAAGTGGGCGGCCGAGGTGCTCCTCAGGGAAGCGCACGATATGTTCGGGCTGCCGGTCGCGGTATTTCGTTCCAGCATGGTCATGGCCGACACAAGCTACGCGGGCCAACTGAATATGGCCGATACGATCAGCCGGATGGTGCTGAGCATCATGGCTACCGGTGTTGCGCCCGAATCGTTCTATCAGCTTGACATGCACGGCAATCGGCAGCGAGCGCACTTCGACGGTCTACCGGTGGAATTCGTCGCAGAGGCGATTGCCACCTTGGGTTCTCAAGCAACCGATGGGTTTGAGACCTATCACGTGATGAACCCGCATGACGACGGCGTCGGAATCGACCAGTTCGTCGACTGGTTGGTAGAGGCGGGTCATCCGATCGAGCGAGTCGGTAACTTCGGAGTCTGGTTGCAGCGGTTCGAGGCCGGTCTGCGCGCGTTACCGAACCCGCAGCGCCAGAATTCGGTGCTCCAGATGTTGATGGTATTGAAGCAGCATGGACAGCTGCGGGCGCCGGCACCGACATGCGGGTCCTATGCGCCCGCCGATCGGTTTCAGGCCGCCGTACGCCGCGCGAAAATTGGTTCAGACCAGGATATTCCACATATCTCGGCACCGATCATTCTCAAATACGTCACCGATCTGCAGATGCTCGGATTGTTGTAG
- a CDS encoding ArsR/SmtB family transcription factor translates to MLRLIFTANDLALTRFLPMPAPLLEMKFATRALRRGIRTPWGERWRCHALAAFPIATAPGRAVVSHFSWSLSPTVLGDDFDEGMQSIEKLDRRQAQAELAVFGRGPTEGAGAPHYLRHAIAGDREATRALGRMTKDAYRAVLEPYWPEIQANHQIELVRQGRAMARHGVRAALGMIIPGARWNGDCLEIDSPQRHTIALRGRGMVLTPSIFWAGPPLVGELDEQPVVLAYPAPIDLTLTIGTESDPLAAILGSTRAAVLRLLAEQHTTGDIARNLGISPASASEHTSALRHARLVRSRRDGKAVIHDATALGMDLIDANRR, encoded by the coding sequence GTGCTACGCCTCATTTTCACCGCGAATGACCTTGCCTTGACCCGGTTTCTGCCTATGCCCGCCCCCTTGTTGGAAATGAAATTTGCGACACGCGCGCTACGGCGTGGGATTCGTACCCCGTGGGGTGAGCGGTGGCGTTGCCATGCGTTGGCGGCGTTCCCGATCGCGACGGCGCCGGGGCGGGCAGTGGTGAGCCACTTTTCGTGGTCATTGTCGCCGACCGTGCTGGGTGACGATTTCGACGAAGGCATGCAATCCATAGAAAAACTGGACCGGCGGCAGGCACAGGCAGAGTTGGCCGTCTTCGGACGCGGGCCCACCGAAGGCGCAGGGGCGCCACACTATCTCCGGCACGCCATCGCGGGCGATCGTGAGGCCACTAGGGCGTTGGGGCGCATGACAAAAGACGCATACAGGGCGGTGCTGGAACCGTACTGGCCGGAAATCCAGGCGAACCATCAGATCGAACTTGTCAGGCAAGGGCGCGCGATGGCGCGCCATGGCGTGCGGGCCGCACTCGGCATGATCATTCCAGGGGCGCGCTGGAATGGTGATTGTCTCGAAATCGACAGTCCGCAACGGCACACCATCGCGTTACGCGGTCGCGGCATGGTCTTGACGCCCAGCATTTTCTGGGCTGGGCCACCGCTGGTCGGCGAACTCGACGAACAGCCGGTGGTCCTCGCGTATCCCGCACCCATCGATTTGACCCTCACTATCGGCACCGAATCCGATCCGCTCGCGGCGATTCTCGGATCGACCCGGGCGGCCGTGTTGCGCCTGCTGGCTGAGCAACACACCACCGGTGACATCGCCCGCAATCTCGGGATCAGCCCCGCGTCGGCCTCGGAGCACACCTCGGCGCTGCGGCACGCCCGCTTGGTGCGCAGCCGTCGCGACGGCAAGGCGGTCATTCACGACGCCACCGCCCTGGGAATGGACCTGATCGACGCCAACCGCCGGTAG
- a CDS encoding oxygenase MpaB family protein codes for MPSTAAHATTPRSAGMPPRGDAKARIWRRGEGATPAGQRTGPDGHPDFGYFGPDSVTWRVFLHPSVAPMIVLVTALLEGSHEGLQAVEINHDPVFTKSKRNQVDFDDTVKRIQRTAGVPIPIIFGDTASADALAAHLRHYHRNMKGIIPGTDRPYDAQGPALVLFAHVTIMHAALRIYENTPAPGRLIPRRLPKAERDQFFAEVKTFAELMGADPDTVPVTSDEVAAYYESIESEYRMVKGFVPGGARFALSVIRNARGFGGLTAAAVAAITLVTAVPSVAVVPPKVRRHLGIPRIADPVLAMLLRVAQPAFVPFTLEPLAREISRLFIGDDGITLGENARELMERSA; via the coding sequence ATGCCAAGCACAGCTGCACACGCCACAACACCACGTTCGGCAGGCATGCCGCCGCGAGGTGACGCCAAAGCCCGGATCTGGCGGCGCGGAGAGGGCGCCACCCCCGCCGGTCAACGCACCGGCCCCGACGGGCATCCCGATTTCGGGTATTTCGGCCCCGATTCGGTGACCTGGAGGGTATTCCTGCACCCCTCGGTGGCACCCATGATCGTCCTGGTGACCGCGCTGCTGGAGGGCAGTCACGAGGGATTGCAAGCCGTGGAGATCAACCACGATCCGGTGTTCACCAAGAGCAAGCGCAATCAGGTCGACTTCGATGACACGGTCAAACGCATTCAGCGCACCGCCGGCGTCCCGATACCGATCATCTTCGGTGACACCGCGAGTGCCGATGCCCTCGCCGCGCACCTGCGCCACTATCACCGCAATATGAAGGGCATCATCCCGGGCACCGATCGACCCTACGACGCCCAGGGCCCCGCGCTGGTGCTCTTCGCGCACGTGACGATCATGCATGCGGCGCTGCGGATCTACGAGAACACACCCGCGCCGGGGCGCCTCATCCCCCGGCGGCTACCCAAGGCCGAACGGGACCAATTCTTTGCCGAGGTAAAGACATTCGCAGAGCTCATGGGCGCCGATCCGGACACCGTGCCGGTGACCTCCGATGAGGTGGCGGCCTACTACGAATCCATCGAGTCCGAATACCGGATGGTGAAGGGATTCGTGCCGGGCGGCGCGCGATTCGCACTATCGGTGATCAGAAACGCGCGAGGATTCGGCGGGCTAACGGCCGCCGCCGTCGCCGCGATCACCCTCGTCACCGCGGTGCCCTCGGTGGCGGTGGTTCCGCCAAAGGTGCGGCGCCATTTGGGAATTCCGCGGATCGCCGACCCGGTGCTGGCCATGCTGCTGCGGGTGGCGCAGCCCGCCTTCGTACCGTTCACACTCGAGCCGCTGGCTCGGGAGATCTCCCGGCTGTTCATCGGAGACGACGGTATTACGTTGGGAGAGAACGCCCGCGAGCTCATGGAGCGCTCGGCGTAG
- a CDS encoding DUF2752 domain-containing protein, which translates to MTTSRPSTVVSRLAAPAVVAGAAAAGCAAVWFGDPTTPGGVLPVCPLKALTGLDCPGCGGLRMAYSLMHGDVLGALRYNAVGLVAAGFLAACFVAWTASRWRGESGWNPPWLRGRTPAIIAVVFVAWFVIRLIPVAPFTALRV; encoded by the coding sequence ATGACCACCTCCCGTCCATCCACCGTCGTCTCCCGCCTGGCTGCCCCCGCCGTCGTGGCGGGCGCAGCGGCTGCGGGCTGCGCAGCGGTCTGGTTCGGCGACCCGACGACTCCCGGGGGAGTGCTGCCGGTGTGCCCGCTCAAGGCACTCACCGGACTTGACTGCCCCGGTTGCGGGGGACTGCGCATGGCCTACTCGCTGATGCATGGCGACGTGCTGGGCGCACTGCGGTACAACGCCGTTGGTCTGGTGGCCGCGGGTTTCCTCGCGGCCTGTTTCGTCGCGTGGACCGCCAGCCGCTGGCGGGGGGAATCAGGCTGGAATCCGCCCTGGTTGCGCGGGCGGACACCGGCCATCATCGCGGTGGTCTTTGTCGCCTGGTTCGTCATCAGACTGATCCCCGTCGCGCCGTTCACCGCGCTGCGGGTGTGA
- the ilvC gene encoding ketol-acid reductoisomerase codes for MFYDDDADLTLIQGRKVGVIGYGSQGHAHSLSLRDSGVQVKVGLREGSKSREKVTEQGLEVDTPEEVAKWADVIMILAPDTAQAEIFKNEIEPHLKDGDALFFGHGLNIHFGLIKPPANVTVAMVAPKGPGHLVRRQFVDGKGVPALIAVHQDPKGEGQALALSYAKGIGGTRAGVIKTDFKEETETDLFGEQAVLCGGTEELVKTGFDVMVEAGYAPEMAYFEVLHELKLIVDLMYEGGIARMNYSVSDTAEFGGYLSGPRVIDAGTKDRMRQILKEIQDGTFVKRLVANVEGGNKELEGLRKENAEHPIEVTGKKLRDLMSWVDRPITETA; via the coding sequence ATGTTCTACGACGACGATGCGGACCTGACCCTCATTCAGGGACGTAAGGTCGGCGTTATCGGGTACGGCAGCCAGGGGCACGCGCACTCGCTGAGCCTGCGCGACTCCGGCGTTCAGGTGAAGGTCGGCCTGCGTGAGGGCTCCAAGTCGCGCGAGAAGGTCACCGAGCAGGGGCTGGAGGTCGATACCCCCGAAGAGGTCGCCAAGTGGGCCGACGTCATCATGATCCTGGCGCCCGACACCGCGCAGGCCGAGATCTTCAAGAACGAGATCGAGCCGCACCTCAAGGACGGCGATGCGCTGTTCTTCGGACACGGTCTGAACATCCACTTCGGGCTGATCAAGCCTCCGGCCAACGTCACCGTTGCCATGGTCGCCCCGAAGGGCCCCGGCCACCTGGTGCGTCGCCAGTTCGTCGACGGCAAGGGTGTGCCCGCACTGATCGCCGTGCACCAGGACCCCAAGGGTGAGGGCCAGGCCCTCGCGCTGTCGTACGCCAAGGGCATCGGTGGCACCCGCGCCGGCGTCATCAAGACCGATTTCAAGGAAGAGACCGAGACCGATCTGTTCGGTGAGCAGGCCGTGCTCTGCGGTGGCACCGAGGAACTGGTCAAGACCGGATTCGACGTCATGGTGGAGGCCGGCTACGCCCCCGAGATGGCGTACTTCGAGGTGCTGCACGAACTCAAGCTGATCGTCGACCTGATGTACGAGGGTGGCATCGCCCGCATGAACTACTCGGTGTCCGACACCGCTGAGTTCGGTGGATATTTGAGCGGTCCCCGTGTTATCGATGCCGGGACCAAGGACCGGATGCGCCAGATCCTCAAGGAGATCCAGGACGGCACCTTCGTCAAGCGCCTCGTCGCCAACGTCGAGGGTGGCAACAAGGAGCTCGAGGGTCTGCGCAAGGAGAACGCCGAGCACCCGATCGAGGTCACCGGCAAGAAGCTGCGCGACCTGATGAGCTGGGTCGACCGGCCCATCACCGAGACCGCTTAG